Proteins co-encoded in one Setaria viridis chromosome 9, Setaria_viridis_v4.0, whole genome shotgun sequence genomic window:
- the LOC117840204 gene encoding uncharacterized protein produces the protein MGDLSPRHSRRCCGRFVAVLCLCATFCKPDDVPMDPLPPDLLPARSLRCFEDGQVYSCCEGAYRLNPSGILAVPVGAVDNYCGGACVVETEDVLNCVASALDGFAFSNGASVEDVRYALRRGCSHTLRRGDFNDLEPHLGDYPDIYGNDDEGSDGSKVTSPLKLLAFLGGAWLFLLDP, from the exons ATGGGCGATCTCTCTcctcgccacagccgccgctgctgcggccGTTTCGTAGCCGTCCTTTGCCTCTGCGCTACCTTCTGCAAGCCAG ATGATGTCCCGATGGACCCTCTGCCACCGGACCTGCTGCCGGCGCGGTCGCTGCGGTGTTTCGAGGACGGCCAGGTTTACAGCTGCTGCGAGGGCGCGTACAGGCTGAACCCGTCGGGGATCCTCGCCGTGCCCGTCGGGGCGGTGGACAACTACtgcggcggcgcgtgcgtgGTGGAGACGGAGGACGTGCTCAACTGCGTGGCCAGCGCGCTCGACGGCTTCGCCTTCTCCAACGGCGCCTCCGTCGAGGACGTCCGCTACGCGCTCAGGCGGGGCTGCAGCCACACCCTCAGAAGAG GTGACTTCAACGATTTGGAGCCGCACCTGGGCGACTACCCGGACATCTACGGCAACGACGACGAAGGCAGCGACGGCAGCAAGGTTACATCTCCTTTGAAGTTGCTGGCGTTTCTCGGCGGTGCCTGGCTGTTCCTCCTTGATCCTTGA